A section of the Lepus europaeus isolate LE1 chromosome 19, mLepTim1.pri, whole genome shotgun sequence genome encodes:
- the CDH5 gene encoding cadherin-5 has protein sequence MQRPSMLVTALGACLGLLAAVIAVAGANPSELDTPSLLPAHRRQKRDWIWNQMHIDEEKNTSLPHHVGKIKSSVNRKNAKYLLKGDSVGKVFQVDADTGDVYAFERLDREKISEYHLVALIVDKDTNRNLESPSSFTVKVHDVNDNWPVFTHRLFNASVPEMSSVGTSVTRVTAVDADDPTVADHTSVMYQILKGDENFAIANSGIIFTTNKNLDRETQARYEIVVEARDAQGLRGESGTATVLITLQDVNDNFPIFTQTMYTFTVPEDIRVGSPVGSLSVEDPDEPQNRMTKYSIVQGEYRDTFTIETDPTRNEGIIKPMKPLDYELIRQYIFTIEATDPTVNLRYLSGISGRNKARVIINVTDVDEPPVFQQHFYHFLLQENLKKPLVGSVLASDPDEARRSIGYSIRRTSDKGQFFRITKQGNIYNEKELDRETYPWYNLTVEAKELDSRGNPTGKESIVQVHIEVLDENDNAPEFAQPYEPKVCENSAPGKLVVQISAIDKDTTPQHVKFKFALGTEDSNFTLTDNHDNTANITVKYGQFDRERAKVHFLPVVISDNGRPSLTGTSTLAVVVCKCSEHGEFTFCEEAAAHAGVSIQALVAIFLCILTITVITLLIFLRRRLRNQARAHGKSVPEIHEQLVTYDEEGGGEMDTTSYDVSVLNSVRRGEAKPPRSALDARPSVYAQVQKPPRHLPGAQSPPGEMAAMIEVKKDEADQDGGGPPYDTLHIYGYEGSESIAESLSSLGTHSSDSDVDYDFLNDWGPRFKMLAELYSDPREELLY, from the exons ATGCAGCGGCCTTCGATGCTGGTCACTGCACTGGGCGCCTGCCTGGGCCTGCTGGCGGCGGTTATAGCAGTGGCAGGTGCCAACCCTAGTGAGCTGGACACCCCAAGCCTGCTGCCTGCTCACCGGCGCCAGAAGAGAGACTGGATCTGGAACCAGATGCACATTGATGAAGAGAAGAACACCTCGCTGCCCCATCACGTGGGCAAG ATCAAGTCGAGTGTGAACCGCAAGAATGCCAAGTACCTGCTCAAGGGAGACTCTGTGGGCAAGGTCTTCCAGGTCGACGCAGACACAGGGGACGTGTATGCCTTCGAGAGACTGGACCGGGAGAAGATCTCAGAGTACCACCTCGTTGCTCTCATCGTGGACAAGGACAccaacaggaacctggaatcccCGTCGAGCTTCACCGTCAAAGTCCACGACGTGAATGACAACTGGCCTGTATTCACGCACCGGCTGTTCAACGCATCTGTGCCCGAGATGTCATCTGTGG GGACCTCGGTCACGCGTGTGACAGCGGTGGACGCGGACGATCCCACCGTGGCAGACCACACCTCTGTCATGTACCAGATCCTGAAGGGGGACGAGAACTTTGCCATCGCCAATTCCG GAATTATTTtcacaacaaacaaaaacttggATCGAGAGACGCAGGCCAGGTACGAGATCGTGGTGGAAGCACGCGATGCCCAGGGCCTCCGGGGCGAGTCTGGAACGGCCACCGTGCTGATCACTCTGCAAGATGTCAACGACAACTTCCCCATCTTCACGCAGA CCATGTACACATTTACTGTGCCCGAAGACATCCGTGTGGGCAGCCCCGTGGGCTCGCTCTCTGTGGAGGACCCAGATGAGCCTCAGAACCGGATGACCAAGTACAGCATCGTGCAGGGCGAGTACAGGGACACCTTCACCATCGAGACGGACCCCACCCGCAACGAGGGCATCATCAAGCCCATGAAG CCTCTAGACTATGAACTCATCCGGCAGTACATCTTCACCATCGAGGCCACAGACCCCACCGTCAACCTCCGCTATCTGAGCGGCATCTCCGGCAGGAACAAGGCCCGCGTCATCATCAACGTCACGGACGTGGATGAGCCCCCCGTCTTCCAGCAGCACTTCTACCACTTCCTGCTGCAGGAGAACCTGAAGAAACCTCTGGTCGGTTCGGTACTGGCCTCGGATCCCGACGAGGCCCGGCGCAGCATTGG ATACTCCATCCGCAGGACCAGCGACAAGGGCCAGTTCTTCCGAATCACCAAACAGGGAAACATTTACAACGAGAAAGAACTGGACAGAGAAACCTACCCCTGGTATAACCTGACTGTGGAGGCCAAAGAACTGGATTCTCGGG GGAACCCCACAGGCAAAGAATCCATTGTGCAGGTCCACATCGAAGTTCTGGATGAGAATGACAACGCCCCAGAGTTCGCCCAGCCCTACGAGCCCAAAGTGTGTGAGAATTCAGCCCCGGGGAAG CTGGTGGTGCAGATCTCTGCGATCGACAAGGATACAACGCCACAACATGTGAAGTTCAAATTCGCCCTGGGCACTGAAGACAGCAACTTCACCCTCACAGACAACCACG ATAACACAGCCAACATCACGGTCAAGTACGGGCAGTTTGATCGGGAGCGAGCCAAGGTCCACTTCCTGCCGGTGGTCATCTCGGACAACGGGAGGCCGAGCCTCACGGGCACCAGCACTCTGGCCGTGGTTGTGTGCAAGTGCAGCGAGCACGGCGAGTTCACGTTCTGCGAGGAGGCGGCTGCGCACGCAGGCGTCAGCATCCAGGCACTcgtggccatcttcctctgcatcCTCACCATCACAG TGATCACCCTGCTCATCTTCCTGCGGAGGCGGCTGCGCAACCAGGCGCGCGCCCATGGCAAGAGCGTGCCCGAGATCCACGAGCAGCTGGTCACCTACGACGAGGAGGGCGGCGGCGAGATGGACACCACCAGCTACGACGTGTCGGTGCTCAACTCTGTGCGGCGCGGCGAGGCCAAGCCCCCGCGGTCGGCGCTGGACGCGCGGCCCTCCGTGTACGCGCAGGTGCAGAAGCCGCCGCGGCACCTGCCCGGGGCGCAAAGCCCGCCCGGGGAGATGGCGGCCATGATCGAGGTGAAGAAGGACGAGGCGGACCAGGACGGCGGCGGGCCCCCGTACGACACGTTGCACATCTACGGCTACGAGGGCTCCGAGTCCATCGCCGAGTCCCTCAGCTCCCTGGGCACCCACTCGTCGGACTCCGACGTCGACTACGATTTCCTCAATGACTGGGGGCCCAGGTTCAAGATGCTGGCCGAGCTGTACTCAGACCCTCGGGAGGAGCTGTTGTATTAG